A single region of the Ancylobacter novellus DSM 506 genome encodes:
- a CDS encoding FadR/GntR family transcriptional regulator, whose amino-acid sequence MEGESADRPRNERRRGAVPLAPLRLPSRGQARGATEEVIARINAMISDKVLSPGDRLPAEISFARQLGVPRSAVSRAYAKLEAYGLIRTVPQSGTYLAGIESDALGALMYNVMNANFITVEADDIEHLYRFRAFLEESAALPLVRTATDEDLRALAETQEWVRTKILEQNGTIEDDLLFHLKIAELSGRPFFKSIQLFIAVPMVNVFRPIENSRRTEEMNERWRNSMREHDEIVAALMARDEDRVRQAIWTHCRNSVDFRSNMLRHGAP is encoded by the coding sequence ATGGAAGGCGAGAGCGCGGACCGGCCGCGAAACGAGCGCAGGCGCGGGGCGGTTCCCCTTGCGCCGCTGCGGCTGCCGAGCCGCGGGCAGGCGCGCGGCGCCACCGAGGAGGTCATCGCCCGCATCAACGCGATGATCAGCGACAAGGTGCTCTCGCCCGGCGACCGGCTGCCGGCCGAGATCAGCTTCGCCCGCCAGCTCGGCGTGCCGCGCTCGGCGGTGTCGCGCGCCTATGCCAAGCTGGAGGCCTACGGCCTGATCCGCACCGTGCCGCAGAGCGGCACCTATCTCGCCGGCATCGAGAGCGATGCGCTCGGCGCGCTGATGTACAACGTGATGAACGCCAACTTCATCACGGTCGAGGCCGATGACATTGAGCACCTCTACCGCTTCCGCGCCTTCCTCGAGGAATCGGCCGCCCTGCCGCTGGTCCGCACCGCCACCGACGAGGATCTGCGCGCGCTCGCCGAGACGCAGGAATGGGTCAGGACCAAGATCCTGGAGCAGAACGGTACCATCGAGGACGACCTGCTGTTCCACCTGAAGATCGCCGAACTGAGCGGGCGGCCCTTCTTCAAGTCGATCCAGCTCTTCATCGCCGTGCCCATGGTCAACGTGTTCCGCCCGATCGAGAACAGCCGCCGCACCGAGGAGATGAACGAGCGCTGGCGAAACTCGATGCGCGAGCATGACGAGATCGTCGCTGCCCTCATGGCGCGCGACGAGGACCGTGTCCGTCAGGCCATCTGGACGCATTGCCGGAACTCGGTCGATTTCCGCTCCAACATGCTGAGGCACGGCGCCCCCTAG
- a CDS encoding 2-hydroxyacid dehydrogenase: MSAEHPARRDVTILVPGTTLHPHAVARIDGAFRLVRIERADPALITPQLAGQVQGVAAASTTLDAAFIDALPKLEIIGYFGMGYESVDAAHAASRGVMVTNTPDVMNEEVADVAVGLLLSCVREFAKAEQWLRDGSWKSKGSYPLSAATLRGRSIGIYGMGRIGTAIARRLEAFGVTIGYHNRSRNDSVPYRYYPTLLDLAASVDTLISVAPGGPSTEKAINAEVLAALGPEGVVVNVGRGSTIDEAALAEALTRGIIRGAALDVFADEPNVPQALLDAPNTVLLPHIASASRRTRQAVADLCVDNLVSWFDDGRPLTSVRECAGLPTRASR, encoded by the coding sequence GTGAGTGCTGAACATCCCGCCCGCCGAGACGTCACCATCCTTGTGCCCGGCACCACGCTGCATCCGCACGCGGTGGCGCGCATCGACGGCGCGTTCCGCCTCGTGCGCATCGAGCGGGCCGACCCGGCGCTGATCACGCCGCAGCTCGCCGGGCAGGTGCAGGGCGTCGCCGCGGCGTCGACCACGCTCGACGCCGCCTTCATCGACGCGCTGCCGAAGCTGGAGATCATCGGCTATTTCGGCATGGGCTATGAATCGGTCGATGCCGCCCACGCGGCGAGCCGCGGCGTCATGGTCACCAACACGCCGGACGTGATGAACGAGGAGGTGGCCGACGTCGCCGTCGGCCTGCTGCTCTCCTGCGTGCGCGAATTCGCCAAGGCCGAGCAGTGGCTTCGCGACGGCAGCTGGAAGAGCAAGGGCAGCTATCCGCTGAGCGCGGCGACGCTGCGCGGGCGCTCCATCGGCATTTACGGCATGGGCCGCATCGGCACCGCCATCGCCCGCCGGCTGGAGGCCTTCGGCGTCACGATCGGCTACCACAACCGCTCGCGCAACGATTCCGTGCCCTACCGCTACTACCCGACGCTGCTCGACTTGGCCGCCTCGGTCGACACGCTGATCAGCGTCGCCCCGGGCGGGCCTTCGACCGAGAAGGCGATCAATGCCGAGGTGCTGGCGGCGCTCGGGCCGGAGGGCGTGGTGGTCAATGTCGGGCGCGGCAGCACCATCGACGAGGCGGCGCTGGCCGAGGCGCTGACCCGCGGCATCATCCGCGGCGCGGCGCTCGACGTCTTCGCCGACGAGCCCAACGTGCCGCAGGCGCTGCTCGACGCGCCGAACACGGTGCTGCTGCCGCACATCGCCTCGGCCTCCCGCCGCACAAGGCAGGCGGTGGCGGATTTGTGCGTCGACAACCTCGTCTCCTGGTTCGACGACGGCCGCCCGCTCACCTCGGTGCGCGAATGCGCCGGCCTTCCCACGCGGGCGTCCCGCTGA
- a CDS encoding 2-keto-4-pentenoate hydratase, with amino-acid sequence MSPSLPADDVTALAEMRRRRPDWHRFSDARRPKDIEAAYRLQQQIHAALERGGVNRVGWKIASIATEGQRALGLTEPAYAGIYDLTRKPTLREALALPFVAPSLECEIAFVMGRPLTGTSDLSDEGLRAAIASGHLACEVIDNRYGAPLDVGIPTILTDDFFHSAFVLGPPVADWETRLERDVPGFIEIDGKVVHGSTADALRPFEALRWLVGKLASHGLALAAGDIVLAGSLVQPTPVSLPAASVTIATEGFGALTLAD; translated from the coding sequence ATGTCGCCCAGCCTTCCCGCAGACGATGTGACCGCGCTTGCCGAGATGCGCAGGCGCCGCCCCGACTGGCACCGCTTTTCCGACGCGCGGCGCCCCAAGGACATCGAAGCGGCCTATCGGCTGCAGCAGCAAATCCATGCCGCGCTCGAACGCGGCGGCGTCAACCGCGTCGGCTGGAAGATCGCCTCCATCGCTACCGAGGGCCAGCGCGCGCTCGGCCTCACCGAGCCCGCCTATGCCGGCATCTACGACCTGACGCGGAAGCCGACTCTGCGCGAGGCGCTCGCTTTGCCCTTCGTCGCGCCCTCGCTCGAATGCGAGATCGCCTTCGTCATGGGCCGGCCGCTCACCGGAACCAGCGATCTGTCGGACGAGGGGCTGCGCGCCGCCATCGCCTCGGGCCATCTCGCCTGCGAGGTCATCGACAACCGCTACGGCGCGCCGCTCGATGTCGGCATCCCCACCATCCTCACCGACGACTTCTTCCATTCCGCCTTCGTGCTCGGCCCGCCGGTCGCGGACTGGGAGACGCGGCTGGAGCGCGACGTGCCGGGCTTCATCGAGATCGACGGCAAGGTCGTGCATGGCAGCACCGCCGACGCGCTGCGCCCGTTCGAAGCCTTGCGCTGGCTGGTCGGCAAGCTCGCTTCGCACGGCCTTGCCCTCGCCGCCGGCGACATCGTGCTCGCCGGCTCGCTGGTGCAGCCGACGCCCGTGTCGCTGCCCGCGGCCTCGGTCACCATCGCCACTGAGGGCTTCGGCGCGCTGACCCTCGCCGATTGA
- a CDS encoding FadR/GntR family transcriptional regulator has protein sequence MNRVSPVVQRSLKRNLREQVVDEIGNEIVSGRLKPGDFLPSEDVLLGRYDVSRTVLREALNVLAGKGILDARPKRGTRVRPRYEWSQLDPVVLGWQGNAQPDAAAEDGRDALMEVRRIVEPGAAALAAQRGTDADFEAIRDAYAAMEQAGDSAEAFMEADLAFHTACLFAAKNDLLAPVAHAIRSEMMASLRITNRDPEANRTIALPLHKAILDAILAHDPEAAAAAMKRHLDDTEQRRSAARS, from the coding sequence ATGAATAGAGTTTCACCCGTCGTTCAGCGCTCCCTCAAACGGAATCTGCGCGAGCAGGTCGTCGACGAGATCGGCAACGAGATCGTTTCCGGCCGGCTGAAGCCGGGGGATTTCCTGCCGAGCGAGGATGTGCTGCTCGGCCGCTACGACGTCAGCCGGACGGTTCTGCGCGAGGCGCTGAACGTGCTTGCCGGCAAGGGCATTCTCGACGCGCGGCCCAAGCGCGGCACAAGGGTGCGCCCGCGCTACGAGTGGAGCCAGCTCGACCCGGTGGTGCTCGGCTGGCAGGGGAACGCGCAGCCCGACGCCGCGGCGGAGGACGGGCGCGATGCGCTGATGGAAGTGCGCCGCATCGTCGAGCCGGGTGCCGCGGCGCTCGCCGCCCAGCGCGGCACGGACGCGGATTTCGAGGCCATCAGGGACGCCTATGCCGCCATGGAGCAGGCCGGCGATTCGGCCGAGGCCTTCATGGAGGCGGACCTCGCCTTCCACACCGCCTGCCTCTTCGCGGCCAAGAACGACCTGCTGGCGCCGGTCGCGCATGCCATACGCTCGGAGATGATGGCGTCGCTGCGCATCACCAACCGTGATCCCGAGGCCAACCGCACCATCGCGCTGCCCCTGCACAAGGCGATCCTCGACGCCATACTGGCGCATGATCCCGAAGCCGCGGCCGCGGCGATGAAGCGCCACCTCGACGACACCGAGCAGCGCCGCTCAGCCGCGCGGAGCTGA
- a CDS encoding 2-dehydro-3-deoxygalactonokinase — translation MMHPSDIADSGEVIAIDWGTSSLRAALMAPDGAVRERIASPDGIMFANGRRFEDIFRALFGEWIARHPGATILASGMIGSRQGWVEAPYAACPAGFEDLARGLVFAEVEGLAKVGFVPGLSIEHDDGVPDVMRGEETQVFGALASLGVSEGVFVLPGTHSKWVRVEGGRIIGFRTFMTGEMFDLLRRHSILGRLMPEGAPKGGEPGEAFDLGCELSGSGTLLHHLFSVRSRGLLGKTAPEQLADYMSGLIIGEEVREARTFFTEAPSPVYLVGRGDLASLYRRALAHYDLQSAALDDGVTFAGLFALARTHRAQMKV, via the coding sequence ATGATGCACCCTTCCGACATCGCGGATTCCGGCGAGGTCATCGCCATCGACTGGGGCACGTCCTCGCTCAGGGCGGCGCTGATGGCGCCGGACGGCGCGGTGCGCGAGCGCATCGCCTCGCCCGACGGCATCATGTTCGCCAATGGCCGCCGCTTCGAGGACATCTTCCGCGCGCTGTTCGGCGAGTGGATCGCGCGCCATCCCGGCGCCACCATCCTCGCCTCCGGCATGATCGGCAGCCGACAGGGCTGGGTCGAGGCGCCCTATGCCGCTTGTCCTGCCGGCTTCGAGGATCTGGCGCGCGGCCTCGTCTTCGCCGAGGTCGAGGGGCTGGCGAAGGTCGGCTTCGTGCCGGGCCTCAGCATCGAGCATGACGACGGCGTGCCCGACGTCATGCGCGGCGAGGAGACCCAGGTCTTCGGCGCGCTCGCCTCGCTCGGGGTGAGCGAGGGCGTCTTCGTGCTGCCGGGCACCCATTCCAAATGGGTGCGGGTGGAAGGCGGGCGCATCATCGGCTTCCGCACCTTCATGACCGGCGAGATGTTCGACCTGCTGCGCCGGCACTCCATCCTCGGCCGGCTGATGCCGGAAGGCGCGCCGAAAGGCGGCGAGCCGGGAGAGGCGTTCGACCTCGGCTGCGAGCTCTCGGGCAGCGGAACCCTGCTGCACCACCTCTTCTCCGTGCGCAGCCGCGGCCTGCTCGGCAAGACGGCACCGGAGCAACTGGCCGACTACATGTCCGGCCTCATCATCGGCGAGGAGGTCCGCGAAGCCAGGACCTTCTTCACAGAAGCGCCGTCGCCGGTCTATCTGGTCGGGCGCGGCGACCTCGCCAGCCTCTACCGGCGGGCGCTGGCGCATTACGACCTGCAATCGGCCGCGCTCGACGACGGCGTGACCTTTGCGGGCCTGTTCGCGCTGGCGCGCACGCATCGTGCACAGATGAAGGTGTGA
- a CDS encoding 2-dehydro-3-deoxy-6-phosphogalactonate aldolase has product MDFRAQLAAFPLIAILRGVKPDEIVGVGDALVEAGFRIIEVPLNSPEPLKSIGTLASRHPGVLVGAGTVLDPADVDRIRDVGGALIVMPHADIEVIGRAKQLGLACTPGAATPTEAFAALKAGADAVKLFPAEMLPPAIVKAWRAVFPAEVPLMPVGGVKPETMPAYWQAGARGFGLGSALYQPGMSGAEVSITSAAFARAVKELPGR; this is encoded by the coding sequence ATGGATTTCCGGGCGCAGCTCGCCGCCTTCCCGCTGATCGCCATATTGCGCGGGGTGAAGCCCGACGAGATCGTCGGCGTCGGCGACGCGCTGGTCGAGGCGGGCTTCCGCATCATCGAGGTGCCGCTGAACTCGCCCGAGCCGCTCAAGAGCATCGGCACGCTGGCGAGCCGGCATCCCGGCGTGCTGGTCGGCGCCGGCACCGTGCTCGACCCGGCGGATGTGGACCGCATCCGCGACGTCGGCGGCGCACTCATCGTCATGCCGCATGCCGACATCGAGGTGATCGGCCGGGCGAAGCAGCTGGGCCTCGCCTGCACGCCCGGCGCGGCGACGCCGACGGAAGCCTTCGCCGCGCTCAAGGCCGGTGCCGACGCGGTGAAGCTATTCCCCGCCGAGATGTTGCCGCCGGCCATCGTGAAGGCATGGCGCGCGGTGTTCCCGGCCGAGGTGCCGCTGATGCCGGTCGGCGGGGTGAAGCCGGAGACCATGCCGGCCTATTGGCAGGCCGGTGCCCGCGGCTTCGGCCTCGGCTCGGCGCTCTACCAGCCCGGCATGAGCGGAGCCGAGGTGAGCATCACCTCCGCCGCGTTCGCCCGGGCGGTGAAGGAACTGCCCGGGCGCTGA
- a CDS encoding SDR family oxidoreductase translates to MAGLQGRVALVTAAGNGIGRAIAEGLGRAGAEVWATDVNEAALAGLDGLKTRKLDVLSDEAVAALTSEIGRIDILVNCAGFVHAGTVLDCTSDDLDFAFQLNVKSMYRTIRAVLPGMLERADGSIINIASVASSLKGVPNRFAYATTKAAVIGLTKSVAADYVAKGIRCNAICPGTVESPSLQNRLRALGDYDKARTEFIARQPIGRIGQPSEIADLAVYLAGAAFTTGQTHIIDGGWAM, encoded by the coding sequence GTGGCGGGTTTGCAGGGACGCGTGGCGCTGGTGACGGCGGCCGGCAACGGCATCGGCCGAGCCATCGCCGAGGGGCTCGGGCGCGCGGGCGCCGAAGTTTGGGCGACGGACGTCAACGAGGCGGCGCTGGCCGGGCTCGACGGACTGAAGACCCGCAAGCTCGACGTGCTCAGCGATGAGGCGGTCGCGGCGCTGACGAGCGAGATCGGCCGCATCGACATCCTCGTCAATTGCGCCGGCTTCGTGCATGCCGGCACCGTGCTCGACTGCACCTCGGACGATCTGGATTTCGCCTTCCAGCTCAACGTGAAGTCGATGTACCGCACCATCCGCGCGGTGCTGCCGGGCATGCTGGAGCGGGCCGACGGCTCGATCATCAACATCGCCTCGGTCGCCAGCAGCCTCAAGGGCGTGCCCAACCGCTTCGCCTATGCCACCACCAAGGCGGCGGTCATCGGCCTCACCAAGTCGGTGGCGGCGGACTACGTCGCCAAGGGAATCCGCTGCAACGCCATCTGCCCCGGCACGGTGGAGAGCCCCTCGCTGCAGAACCGGCTGCGCGCGCTCGGCGACTACGACAAGGCGCGGACCGAGTTCATCGCCCGCCAGCCCATCGGCCGCATCGGCCAGCCCTCGGAGATCGCCGACCTCGCCGTCTATCTCGCCGGCGCGGCCTTCACCACCGGCCAGACGCACATCATCGACGGCGGCTGGGCGATGTAG
- a CDS encoding mandelate racemase/muconate lactonizing enzyme family protein, producing the protein MKISHIRTHVLEASLAEPFSYSRAWYSTRTSMLVEIETDEGITGWGECYGPARINAAIVEAMAPLLIGQDPLRTEWIWQDLYARYRDHGQKGVIIQSISGIDIALWDIKGKFFDQPIHRLMGGPLRSEVKAYATGLYGRRREDHVDYLVEEALDYVGQGFHAVKLKVGYGVERDARAVRAVREAIGPDIGLMIDANHAYDAVAAIRLGRKIEEFDIGWFEEPVPPEDIAGHLRVREALAMPIASGECEFTRYGVRELLARNAIDILQPDTCSAGGISEVKKIADMAMVHGMRCLPHVWGSGVAMAASLQLLAVVPAFTPPSLAPLEPILEFDRTEHPIRQAILTTPIEHEGGVVQVPTGPGLGVEIDRAALERFRAA; encoded by the coding sequence GTGAAGATAAGCCATATCCGAACCCATGTGCTCGAAGCCTCGCTCGCCGAGCCCTTCTCCTATTCGCGCGCCTGGTATTCGACCCGCACCTCGATGCTGGTCGAGATCGAGACCGACGAGGGCATCACCGGCTGGGGCGAGTGCTACGGTCCGGCGCGGATCAACGCCGCCATCGTCGAGGCCATGGCGCCGCTGCTGATCGGCCAGGACCCGCTGCGCACCGAATGGATCTGGCAGGACCTCTATGCCCGCTACCGCGACCACGGCCAGAAGGGCGTGATCATCCAGAGCATCAGCGGCATCGACATCGCCCTGTGGGACATCAAGGGCAAGTTCTTCGACCAGCCGATCCACCGGCTGATGGGCGGGCCGCTGCGCAGCGAGGTGAAGGCCTATGCCACCGGCCTCTACGGCCGTCGGCGCGAGGACCATGTCGACTATCTCGTCGAGGAAGCCCTCGACTATGTCGGGCAGGGCTTCCACGCGGTGAAGCTCAAGGTCGGCTACGGCGTCGAGCGCGACGCCCGCGCGGTGCGGGCCGTGCGCGAGGCTATCGGCCCGGATATCGGGCTGATGATCGACGCCAACCACGCCTATGACGCGGTCGCCGCCATCCGCCTCGGGCGGAAGATCGAGGAGTTCGACATAGGCTGGTTCGAGGAGCCGGTGCCGCCGGAGGACATCGCCGGCCATCTCAGGGTGCGCGAGGCGCTGGCCATGCCGATCGCCAGCGGCGAATGCGAGTTCACCCGTTACGGCGTGCGCGAGCTGCTCGCCCGCAACGCCATCGACATATTGCAGCCGGACACCTGCTCGGCCGGCGGCATCTCCGAAGTCAAGAAGATCGCCGACATGGCGATGGTCCACGGCATGCGCTGCCTGCCGCATGTGTGGGGCTCGGGCGTCGCTATGGCGGCCTCGTTGCAACTGCTTGCGGTGGTGCCGGCCTTCACCCCGCCCTCGCTCGCGCCGCTGGAGCCGATCCTCGAATTCGACCGCACCGAGCACCCGATCCGCCAGGCCATCCTGACGACCCCCATCGAGCACGAGGGCGGCGTGGTGCAGGTGCCGACCGGGCCGGGTCTGGGCGTCGAGATCGACCGCGCCGCGCTGGAGCGCTTCCGGGCGGCGTGA
- a CDS encoding porin: MRVQLIGLLAMGGVLASVPALAAEPPARTAAYEKACKAQGPGFVYVVGTDTCLRIGSYLWAETYYNTYTDYPPQNATLYWVSTLGLEVDARTATDYGTLRSYIELRMIHRTADPWSETSEQAQFQPWDMHIEFAGFTFGFTQSFFDFYANQDVLGTDPATIGDQTQLAVLGYTWHLPNGFAAQVSLEDSTARDEGVLPSAPNLVDPDALSTDTRLPEIVATFGQSGDWGQFLLSGALHQISASPNGDTIANATSDWGYAMQAGVMFNLPAIAAGDTLYLQAAYAEGAVSYLGIIDASGDLSPPDAFQRVDGSLSKTRGWSVVGQYLHNWNDDWNSAVFGGYATFDIADPVAQAAYGASGIANVNVGANLTWTPAPPLAITLQYDYNLYQAENFRLTEDGLPVRSQQAHQLLLLVAATF, encoded by the coding sequence ATGAGGGTTCAACTGATCGGGCTGCTTGCGATGGGGGGCGTGCTGGCATCCGTCCCCGCCCTCGCCGCCGAGCCGCCAGCCCGCACCGCCGCCTATGAGAAGGCCTGCAAGGCGCAGGGCCCCGGCTTCGTCTATGTCGTCGGCACCGACACCTGCCTCAGAATCGGCTCCTATCTCTGGGCCGAGACCTATTACAACACCTATACCGACTACCCGCCGCAGAACGCCACGCTCTACTGGGTCTCCACCCTGGGGCTGGAGGTCGACGCCCGCACCGCCACGGATTACGGCACGCTGCGCTCCTATATAGAGTTGCGCATGATCCACCGCACCGCCGACCCGTGGTCGGAAACCTCGGAGCAGGCGCAGTTCCAGCCCTGGGACATGCATATCGAGTTCGCCGGCTTCACCTTCGGCTTCACCCAGTCCTTCTTCGACTTCTACGCCAACCAGGACGTGCTCGGCACCGATCCGGCGACCATCGGCGACCAGACCCAGCTCGCCGTGCTCGGCTACACCTGGCATCTGCCGAACGGCTTCGCCGCGCAAGTGTCGCTGGAGGATTCGACTGCCCGCGACGAGGGCGTGCTGCCCTCCGCGCCGAACCTCGTCGATCCCGATGCGCTCTCCACCGACACGCGGCTGCCGGAGATCGTCGCCACCTTCGGCCAGTCCGGCGACTGGGGGCAGTTCCTGCTGTCCGGCGCGCTGCACCAGATCTCGGCCAGCCCCAACGGCGACACCATCGCCAATGCGACGAGCGACTGGGGCTATGCAATGCAGGCCGGCGTGATGTTCAACCTGCCGGCCATCGCGGCGGGCGACACGCTCTATCTCCAGGCCGCCTATGCCGAGGGAGCGGTGTCCTATCTCGGCATCATCGACGCCAGCGGCGACCTCTCCCCGCCCGACGCCTTCCAGCGCGTCGACGGCAGCCTTTCGAAGACGCGCGGTTGGAGCGTCGTCGGCCAGTACCTGCACAACTGGAACGACGATTGGAATTCGGCGGTGTTCGGCGGCTACGCCACCTTCGACATCGCCGATCCGGTGGCGCAGGCGGCCTATGGCGCCAGCGGCATCGCCAACGTCAATGTCGGCGCCAACCTCACCTGGACCCCGGCGCCACCGCTCGCGATCACGCTGCAGTACGACTACAACCTCTATCAGGCGGAGAATTTCCGCCTGACGGAGGACGGCCTGCCGGTCCGCTCGCAGCAGGCCCATCAGCTGCTGCTGCTGGTCGCCGCGACGTTCTGA
- a CDS encoding aspartate/glutamate racemase family protein, whose amino-acid sequence MTAASTPRSLALIHTVPGLIPVFEELAARHLPGWRPFNMVDESLLRNTIREGSLSRLTMRRLAGHVWSAVDAGAQAIMVTCSSLGPAVDATGPLCPVPLFRVDDGMAIRALEQGRRIGVLATLSTTLEPTAALIERHAAEAGRPLTLTSHLCAGAFEKLAQGDRADHDALVREGFEAVAGKVDAVVLAQASMARALDGLGATKVPVFTSPELGVLHMRAALADRDHVAL is encoded by the coding sequence ATGACCGCTGCTTCCACTCCCCGCTCGCTGGCGCTCATCCACACCGTGCCGGGGTTGATCCCGGTGTTCGAGGAGCTTGCGGCCAGGCACCTGCCGGGCTGGCGGCCGTTCAACATGGTCGACGAGAGCCTGCTGCGGAACACCATCCGCGAGGGTTCGCTGTCGCGCCTCACCATGCGCCGCCTCGCCGGGCATGTGTGGTCGGCGGTCGATGCGGGCGCGCAGGCCATCATGGTCACCTGTTCCTCGCTCGGGCCGGCGGTGGACGCGACCGGCCCGCTCTGCCCGGTGCCGCTGTTCCGCGTCGATGACGGCATGGCGATAAGGGCGCTGGAGCAGGGCCGCCGCATCGGCGTGCTGGCGACGCTCTCCACCACGCTGGAGCCGACGGCGGCGCTGATCGAGCGCCATGCGGCCGAAGCCGGGCGCCCGCTCACCCTCACCAGCCATCTCTGCGCCGGCGCCTTCGAGAAGCTGGCGCAAGGCGACCGCGCCGACCATGACGCGCTGGTGCGCGAAGGCTTCGAGGCGGTCGCCGGCAAGGTCGACGCCGTCGTGCTGGCGCAGGCCTCCATGGCCCGCGCGCTGGACGGGCTCGGGGCGACGAAAGTGCCGGTGTTCACCTCTCCCGAACTCGGCGTGCTGCACATGCGCGCCGCGCTGGCGGACCGGGATCACGTCGCGTTGTAG